The Cydia pomonella isolate Wapato2018A chromosome 17, ilCydPomo1, whole genome shotgun sequence genome includes a window with the following:
- the LOC133527078 gene encoding uncharacterized protein LOC133527078 → MSLRTKFLLKDCCKFVYYAGCGNYWYEDINHETIPFKLYRFISFSIYTVMIFLENVAAVFGSFPSVEKNSAVMFAAIHNIVLTKMYLFLYHKVSIRKLNSEMGAVGENLEEDNFMKKQYWKVKYGILFYVVTVYLSLGAYGVESTRKSIVEGAPFYTVVTYWPAYEDPSTIAAIFRIFFYITWLYMMLPMMSADCMPITHLICIAYKFVTLRRHFERIREEFDSDLVTMRKEEAEKKLWMGCLEGIKMHQKLMYLADEINRIFGIIMSLQVCESSAVAVLLLLRLALSPHMDLTNAFMTYTFVGSLFFLLALNLWNAGEITYQASLLSSAVFYCGWHMCAVGRPRRDIRRLVLIACAQAQKPLVLKAFGIQDLSYSTFVSVARMTYSVFAVFYQRGG, encoded by the exons ATGTCCCTTCGGaccaagtttttgttaaaagatTGCTGCAAATTCGTGTACTATGCAGGGTGCGGGAATTACTGGTACGAAGACATAAATCACGAAACAATCCCGTTCAAATTGTACCGCtttatttctttttcaatttataCGGTGATGATTTTTCTGGAAAACGTCGCCGCCGTGTTCGGTTCATTTCCCTCGGTTGAAAAAAACTCGGCTGTCATGTTCGCGGCTATTCACAATATCGTACTCACTAAAATGTATCTCTTCTTGTACCACAAAGTTTctataagaaaattaaattctGAGATGGGGGCTGTCGGAGAAAATTTGGAGGAGGATAATTTTATGAAGAAGCAGTACTGGAAAGTGAAATATGGGATCTTGTTTTATGTAGTAACGGTTTATTTGTCACTTGGGGCTTATGGCGTTGAAAGCACTAGAAAGTCGATCGTCGAAG GTGCCCCATTCTACACTGTGGTGACCTACTGGCCCGCGTACGAAGACCCTTCGACGATAGCTGCCATCTTCCGCATATTCTTTTACATCACATGGCTGTACATGATGCTCCCCATGATGTCCGCCGACTGTATGCCCATCACGCATCTCATCTGCATCGCGTATAAATTCGTCACTCTCCGACGTCACTTTGAAAGGATTAGGGAGGAGTTTGATAGTGATTTAGTGACGATGAGGAAGGAGGAGGCTGAGAAAAAGCTGTGGATGGGGTGTTTGGAGGGAATCAAGATGCATCAAAAGCTAATGTA TCTCGCCGACGAAATCAATCGAATATTCGGAATAATAATGTCTCTTCAAGTGTGCGAAAGCTCAGCCGTTGCAGTATTGCTCTTGCTGCGTTTGGCG CTATCCCCACATATGGATCTCACTAATGCGTTCATGACGTACACTTTTGTGGGGTCACTGTTCTTTTTGCTGGCCCTGAATCTCTGGAACGCAGGCGAGATCACTTATCAG GCGTCGCTCCTGTCTTCAGCCGTGTTCTACTGCGGGTGGCACATGTGCGCGGTGGGGCGCCCGCGCCGTGACATCCGCCGCCTCGTGCTGATAGCCTGTGCGCAGGCGCAGAAACCGCTCGTCCTTAAAGCCTTCGGTATACAGGATCTATCATACAGCACTTTCGTTTCG GTGGCGAGGATGACTTACTCGGTGTTCGCCGTGTTCTACCAGAGGGGTGGCTGA